The Oceanispirochaeta sp. M1 genome has a segment encoding these proteins:
- a CDS encoding LPP20 family lipoprotein, translating into MRLSPAVFTILLILTLSSCMSSTDPSFEAEPEWMSAPPSEDGFYYGIGGSDTGDEAEDREIAISRAQSNLAASISVDVISELELNNKVAADGSSTETLESRIHQSVSQSLIHLETVDNWYHPKRGYWVLFRMNKAEWENQRKADRRASIPTPSGLDDNSGYNIPFLAILTNMNLPLQLLPGGKNTPYELALDWVVSDYPVIEESGGIHFSRLNGVVSFRQYGLVLLSREYGPVKEGGLNYEQARERAAVKVLDEFRNDDSFKDDISRILPE; encoded by the coding sequence ATGCGTTTATCCCCTGCAGTTTTTACCATTCTGCTAATCCTGACACTCTCATCCTGCATGAGTTCTACAGATCCATCCTTTGAAGCTGAGCCGGAATGGATGTCGGCACCCCCTTCTGAAGATGGGTTTTACTATGGTATTGGCGGTTCTGATACAGGAGATGAAGCTGAAGATAGAGAGATTGCCATCTCCAGGGCTCAGTCGAATCTGGCTGCTTCCATCTCGGTCGATGTTATCTCTGAACTTGAACTTAATAACAAAGTCGCTGCTGACGGCAGCAGTACGGAAACTCTTGAGAGCCGTATACATCAGTCTGTATCTCAGAGTCTTATTCATCTTGAAACCGTAGATAACTGGTATCATCCGAAGAGAGGATACTGGGTTCTGTTCCGAATGAATAAGGCTGAATGGGAAAATCAGAGAAAGGCGGATCGCCGTGCTTCTATCCCTACTCCCTCGGGACTGGATGATAACTCAGGATACAATATTCCCTTCCTGGCTATTCTGACAAATATGAATCTACCTCTACAGCTCCTCCCCGGAGGAAAAAATACTCCCTATGAGCTTGCTCTGGACTGGGTTGTTTCTGACTATCCTGTTATCGAGGAGTCCGGGGGGATACATTTTTCCAGACTGAATGGAGTCGTCAGTTTCAGGCAATACGGTCTTGTTCTCTTGAGCAGAGAGTACGGTCCTGTTAAAGAAGGCGGCCTTAATTATGAGCAGGCCCGGGAACGTGCAGCGGTCAAGGTACTTGATGAGTTCAGGAATGACGACAGTTTTAAAGATGATATCAGCCGGATTTTACCGGAATGA